The genomic region TCTGCGTTGATGCCTATCCGGACCGGCCTTCGTCGGTCGAGCTGAAACGCCTCGTCGCGAGCGACGAGCGGGCTCGTCTTGTCGGTACGGTTGGCGAGGCGCTGAGGCTGGCGCGGGGCTCGTTCGTTATCTGCGCTCACCTGAGGGATCACTACGATTGGTATGCGCTGCGCGACATGGTGCAGGCGGCCCGGGGAGTTACCCCGGCTGCCGACGTGGTGACGGTGCGCGACTGGTTCAACCATCTGCGCACGCAGGATCTAACCCGCTCCCTTCACATGCTTTCGAACGACGGAACCAAGCCTCTCGGCCAGGCCGATCGCGCATCGCTCGCTCCCGCAGAGCTGGGCGACGACCTCCTCTCGTTCTCGTCCCTTGACGCCTCCAACAAGCTGTGGCGCACCGACTTTGCACGTAGCGTCGAGCTGGACTTCACAAGTGCCGCCTCTGTCGCCCTTGCCCTCATGCAGGCACGGACTATCGTGCCCTTGCCCGCGCACCTGATGCGTCGCGGCTCGTACAAGGGGATTACGGTGGACGGTGCCCGCAACCTGGCGCGGAAGCTGGGCGATGACATGGCACAGCTGTACCGTGCGCTCGAAGAGGGGGGACTGCTGCCCGTCCACGAGAAAGGCTACGTGAACGCCTATCTCTCGGGGGGCATGTGCCTGCGCGAGCTTATGCGCAGCGATGACATCGAACAGGCGTTTCTTGAGTCTTTTGCGGGCTTGCTGAGGGAGTCTCGCCTGCTTGACGGGCACGATAAGTGGTGGTTTGTGAATGCTCGCGACTACGAGTGCGCCCAAAAGATCCTGTCAGAGGGTGTACGCAGCTTCCTCAACCTCGACCGGTACGACAGCATCGAGGACCTCTCCTCCTACATCAACGTGCTGGAGTCTCAGCTTTCTGACGCCCGCCGGGAGATCGGCTGCCTTCGTGGCTCGATGAGCTTTAGGGTGGGTCGCGCCGCGACGAAGATTCCTCGTAGGCTTGTCGATCTGCTCCATCGCTTACGTCGCTAGCCGCCTCTCACCCGGAAGGGAATGCCATGAAGGTCAGCGTTCTTGTCCCCGTGCACAATTCGGCTCCCTATCTTGAGGCGTGCCTTGACTCGATTCTCGCCCAGTCCATGGGCGACATCGAGGTGATTTGCGTTGACGACGGCTCGTCCGACGAGTCCCCTGACATCCTGAGGCGCTATGCGGAGTCCGACGGGCGCGTACGTGTTATCACGCAGGGTTGCGGAGGCGTGAGCGCTGCCCGTAACGTCGCGCTCGGGCACGCGCGGGGCGAGTACGTCCAGTTCGTCGATTCCGATGATGCGATCGAGCCCGGCCTGCTCGCGGGGGTCCTGGAGGTCGCCGAGCCGCTCGACGCTCAGATGGCCTCCTTTGGCTTTTCGGAGTGGTACGCAAAGGACGACGTGCTCATAGCTCGCGAGCTCTGCGCTGACGAGTCTCTATACGGCCGTGCCTTCTCGCTTGCCGACATACAGGGGCCGGCAACGGGCCTCATGACCCCTGCCGTGTGGCACACGCTGTTTCGGCGGGACTTCTTGGACGGGCATGGGATCCGCTTCCATGAGGAGCTGCGCACCTCGGAGGACCTTGCTTTTACCTACGAGGCGCTGTCCTGTGCCGAACGCATCTGTCTTGTGGGAAGCCGCTACTATCGCTATCGCCGTGATGCCTCCG from Coriobacteriia bacterium harbors:
- a CDS encoding glycosyltransferase; protein product: MKVSVLVPVHNSAPYLEACLDSILAQSMGDIEVICVDDGSSDESPDILRRYAESDGRVRVITQGCGGVSAARNVALGHARGEYVQFVDSDDAIEPGLLAGVLEVAEPLDAQMASFGFSEWYAKDDVLIARELCADESLYGRAFSLADIQGPATGLMTPAVWHTLFRRDFLDGHGIRFHEELRTSEDLAFTYEALSCAERICLVGSRYYRYRRDASAATLTRVDRGLDGYRALEHIGAFNDGAYLKGGLVAHYVNLVLDTVRYDLYSAATASEYLELYRGLLDHWLPLARSHEELIDERYRAFYQKVRDKDAQQFLFDEYAEYRDALEFQNARIRGFYERELSTLRDRLGEQERALDESRQEVTRRDDRVVYLENLLSETRGALDSAQRGEQEVRASYAFRIGRVLTWLPSRFKALVRRVRR